TCGTAAGATAGTCATTTTCTCTAGATTCAAACAAGAATAGAACGTCAGTTATCAAGTATACTAAATCATTATTCTATCCCACTGATGGCTAAAAGACTCTCGACGAATCCTGAGTAAGTCTCATCAAAACAAAGATGTTTAACTTTCTTTAAATCCATTTCCGCAGTGGATTGCACGATCTCAGGATAGACCGCGATTTTCGCGGATTTTTTAACATATACTGGGATACGGGAAACTGGCATCCGAATTTGTTTTAACCAAATCTCGCCCGTGAGTGTTTCACCTGTCCAAAAATCAACCCATTCACCCTTCGGCAAATAAACGTCGCGAATACCTTCGTCATTAGCAATTGGAGCGATCAATAGGTCGTCACCAAAGTAATATTGATCGTTTATATGCCAGCACATGGGGTCCTCTTCATGGTGCAGAATTAAGCTGCGCATCAAAGGCAGGCCAGTTTCGCTGGCGACTTTCGATTGCTCAAGAATATATGGAATAAGCATATAGCGTAGATTCAACCAACTGCGGACATCATCTTCTACCGTTGGGTAGTGCCATGGCTCTCGTGGCCATTGACCATGGTAACGCATATGAGACTCAAAGACACCAAACTGCGTCCAGCGTAGATACATCAGGTCAGAAGGCTTGGATTTGAAAGCAACTGGATAACCATAAAATCCTGGAAGGTCGCAACTCCAATAAGCAAATCCGCTGAGCCCCACGTTGAGCGCTCCTTTCAGTGTTGAAAGCATACCATTCCAGCTGCATTGTGTATCCCCCCCCCAGTGTACGGGATTGCGTTGCGACCCAGCCCAGCCAGCACGTGCCCAAATCAACCCTGTACCGGTTTTCTCTTTGGTCACATCCGCTGCTGCCTGCTGGTAAAGCATTCCGTAAATATTATGAAGCCGATCATAATCCATCTGATAGTCGGCCAAAGTAATATCTTCACCGAAGTCCGTCTTGATAGCCGCCACTCCCATATCAAACAAATCAGACAACATATCCTGATACCATTTGACTGCAGCCGGATTGGAAAAATCAATGTGCCCAGCGTTCATACCAGTGCCCCAATCACTGCCAGTAAAATCCCCATCAGCCTTACTTTCACCTAAGTATCCCAGCTCAACAGCTTCTGCCGCCCGACTGCTCGTGCGTCGGATATAGGGCGTTTGCCAAAGCGTTAGTTTATAATTCTGTTCCCCCAGTTCTTCTATGAATTTTCTAGGGTCTGGAAAACGCGAGCCAAATTTCCAGTCACAGATCCAATCCTCTTCAAACCACGCGGTATCAACATGCAGCACATCAGCTGGATGTTTACGTTCCCTCAATTTACGAGCGACTTCACGCACTTCTTCAGCTGAGTAGTAAGTAACCCGAGCCATCCACATGCCATAGGACCACAGCGGTAGCTCCGGCACAAACCCCGTCAGACGGCAATAGTTCTTTAAAATTTCAGCAATCGAACTGCCACCGACGACAAATAAATCGATCACAGGCTCCTCAATCATTGCACTAACAGAGTTGGAGGACACAGCAGCCATCGAGAGGCGGGTATTGTATGAAGTATGGATGAAAATCGCATAGCCCCGACTAGATATATACATCGGAACATTCTTATAGGTGCGGCGAGAATTAGTGCCAATACCATCTGTATTCTCAACTTGAATGACTTGCCCTCGCAAATCCAGATTGCAAAAGCGCTCCCCCGTGCCGACAAATTTTTCCAACTGATCACAATAAACTGAGAAGAAGGATCGCTTTGCTTGACCGCCTCCTTCGATGTATCCCATGCCAAGCGACTCGATCACCGAGGAATTAAATGCATCCATATTGACAAACTGCACTTTTGTATCGGGATTAGGATATACAGATAGCTGGGGTTGATCTGGAAACACAAAATTCTTATCATCACGCCAAGCTTCGACCACCGCGGGTGTATGATCGACCTCAACATAACAACGTTCCTTCGCTCCCAGAACTTTCCATCCATTCGCTTGCTTCTCCACATTCAGAGGCACAGGTGTCAACTCCGGATCGATCGATAAGATCGGCCCGGAGTCGCTCATCAAACTGCCATCAAAGGCACACCTCATACGAATGATCTGATCGCTGTAGGCTTTAACCTCAAACAAATGCTCCGCCTTCTGGGCAGTCTTGGCAGCAGGCTGGTATTCTGAAAATTTTGGCATCTCAACCAATGATTCAAAGGCAAAGTTCAACTGCACTTTGCCCTCGCACTGTTTGGCCTCGTTTAAGTGCCCACCGACATATACGACGTTGTTCTTGGATTCTGGAGTATCCAGATCCAGCATATCACCTGGATAGTAATTAGTTTGTTTCATATCTCTGAGTATTAAAGATTAGCGGCAATTAAATTGCCGTGTTATATCCTATTCTATAAATCCAGCGCTTAGATCACGCGGTTATAAATCAGACGGCATTTCTACGCTCTTCGAGAGTATCGCGGATTTCCTGCATCTTTTCTTTGGTCAATGCGAATTTCACTAGGCAATAGAAACTCAAAGAATAGAAAAGAAACGGCAGCAGAATCATCAGTATTCGCATCAACAGGAAGGTGTTCTCTGGCTGGTCGCCGCGCAGTTCTTGATCAAACCCGGTAATATTAAGAATGACACCCGAGCATACCATTGCAATAGCGACAGTGACTTTAACTAACCAACCGCCCAAAGCGCTATAGGTTCCCTCACGGCGAAGCCCATTCTTATATTCATCGTAATCCGGATAATCTGATTGCAAAGAGCTATATAGCATCCAGAACCCAGCTGTGATTGGCCCCATGTAGAATCCACTAACAAAGATCAGATAAGGATAATTGGGATTGTATAGAAACCACTTGGCCAAGACACCGACGATAGTGATGCCGAGCAAAACCATAATGACCTTACGCTTATCGTAATTCATAAAATAGCGAACGAGCAGAAATATGGTTAAAAGCTCCATCAACTTCAGCAAAGTCATGTTGAGCGCCGAAAACATCGCCCCCTTCACGAGGTTGCCTTCGAAAACATAGAAAATTTCAACGTACTGAGCGAGAAAACCAACAATGTTATTGCCGAAAACGATCCCCAGACCGATGCCTTTCATCAGGAGGAAGTTTCGGTCGCACAAAAATTCTTTGAAAGATTTGAAAATTGAGACTTTCTCCTGCTTCACCGCTAATTTACGATAGCGTTCTTGCGGCACGACTCCGGAAAATACTCCGAAAATAATCATGAACAAGGCAATCACCACAGCAAGCACTCGCATAGATGCCTCTGGCGACTCAAACCAACCCATTTGAGTCAGCGAAAAGGTCCATCCATAAACTATAAAAATAAACACGTTGGCAACCGAGCAGGCTGCTCGAACACGCGAACGTTCAGAGTAATCGGGTGTCAATTCTACAGATAATGTATTATAAGGCACCGAGACTACAGTGAAACAGGCATAGAAAAGCAAACACGCGCCAAAAAAGTAACCAGACTTCTGAAAATCGCTCCAATTTGGATCCATCCACCAGATAAGTGGAAAAACTAAGCCAGTTAGAACAGAACCTATGATGATATAAGGTTTTCGCCGACCATAGTTCAATCGACTATTATCCGAAACCCGGCCCATAATCGGATCCAACAAGCCGTCCCATATCCGCATTACGGCCAAAATCAGCCCAATGACAGCGGGGTCCATCCCATAGATGATGTTAAGCACCGGCTTACCAATAATCTGTAGACCATTGGCGCCCATCGCCACGCATACAATGCCACCACCAAATGCTGCTTTTGCCGCCAGACTTACTTTATCAACATCTTTGGTTAAATTCTGATTTTTGCTCATGGATAAGGAGTTTCGACTCCTCGGCGTTCAAACAGATTGAATGCGAAGGAAGTGCTTAGGGATAATCGAGGGATATTTTTTTTATTCTACTTCAGTTTATTCACCTGTTTGGGGCGTATATTCTTTTTCATTACATTTAAATAAATACCCCACATTCGACTAAACTAACTGCGAAAAATAGGAGCTCAAGCTAGGCATCAGCGAATGTTAGTTTACGTAAAATAATCAACATAGCCGATGATAACGACTATTGGAAACCGGCAGCACTCCGCCTAATGACTAGAAGCAATCCAACGAAAATCGACGACCTTAAAGCGGCGACCAAAGCCTAATGAAGATGGATTCGCGACAGCATCCTCAACATTGAGTGTCTCTGGAAGTCGTACAAGAGTCGCTTCACATTGAACGCTCAAACGCTCGCCACCGATCGTTGTTTCTCCATAAGAGCGAACTTTGAATGTGTCCGACCGAACATTAACATAAGGTGCTAAACTAGTCATAATATCAGCCTGCGTAAGATATGCACTAGCATTCACATCTATCGGGCTAATTTCCACTCCAGTCTCTGACCACGATTCATTCAAAGCCTCTCCAGAAACGACTGTATTGGCAATCGCCTGCTCGATCAAACTCTTCGTCCCTGGCTCAATTTTGTCGGTGAGAAAGCTTTCAAGTGAAAGGTAGGGCTTCGCCCTCTGCCGGATTAAGGCAACAATTTCATTTGCAAGAGCATCAACCTGCTCATCACTTAAACTACGAATTCCACGTTGATACACTTTAGAATTTTCCCGAATAGGAAGGTCGGAATCCACAACTTCATAACTTCGCTGTGCATTCTGACCAAAACGAGCAAATGTGTTTCTTAAATCGATTGTTGCTGGCTCGATTGCTTCATCATTGCGGTTCCTGTTATAATAAGACCAGTTTTGAACCTTATTACGACTGAGTATCGCTTTCCATGCTTCAACAGATGTTGAATTAATGTTAAAGCCACCTTGAAGCATAAAGTGCTGGGCGAAATCATCCGGAGCAGCGTCATATAACTCCCGCAAGGATCGACCGTCCAATGCAGAACCGGTTAAGCGTAGATAGGGATTTGGGAAACGTGTCTCACTGCCTAAAGTCACTTCAGTATCCAAATCACTCGAACTTAAACCGGACAAATAATGGCGATCAAACCAGGCATTGTAGCTGTCCAGACTAGCACTCCCATCAACGCCGATGCTCGTATCAGGCACCCAACTATTTCCGATGGAAAATGGAGGTGAGTCTTTAATATAAAGGTGCTGAAAACTACCTAACGACACGAGGGGGTCCACTGGAACTTCAAAAAGAGGAACATCGTTACTGATGTCCATATCGGGTAAAACTTCCAGCCCATCGCTGGAAGGGTTCAACGCATAAAGGAAAGTTTCATTGCCAGATGCTGTGGCTTCTGAAACTCGACCTCCGCGACGCTCAAGTAGATTTCCATCCTGGGTCAGTGTTATCGTGGCATAGTTGTAATCAGAAGGCGTATCGCCCAATACACCAAATTCAAATATTTCCGGTAAGGCGGAAGAACGAATATCTGAACCAAGCAACCAATCTGCATGGCCGTTGCCCGGCTCCTTTAAGATAAAATGGTAACCGAAATTAGGCTTAAGTTGAAACGGATTGTGCTCCCTGACGTTAACAGCTTGGAATTCTGGTGAAATATAAGTCGCCAAAAAGAATTCCTGCCCATCGGAATCTTTAAAATATAAATCAACTTCGATGGGCGAACTTGAACTGGCCTGCATTGTTAGCAGCTCTCCTTGCCTAGTCTCACTAAAGGTCTCCTTCCGGGGAATTTGATAAGTAGTAAGATGCCTCAGCATTAAACTTCCATCTAAAAACGATTGAGCACCGTCTGAAAGAATTTCATCTTTGTGATGCAGTGTGCTCGTAAAGGTCTCCTTTAGCGCAGTATTTGAGTTCAACACGACACCGTTTGTCCCATTATCACAGACTAGTCCCGCCCAATTCACGATTTGCCCCGAACGCCAACTAGACTCTGCTTCAAGCGTATTACTATACGGGAGCGAAACAACGAATGCTCCATCTGCATCCGAGGGAGCAGCCAATAAATCCTGCAGTGAAACAACCGCATCAGAATAAGTAGAATACTCGATACCCGTATCTGGATCTAAATACTTGATGCTTAACTCTGGCAGATTTCTAATTTTTAAAGTAAATCCTCCAGAACTTCCAGGTTCTTCGACCTCCATATCTAAATTATACGGGTTCCAGAGCTCACAAGCAAACGCAACGCGCATCTGCAAATCGTCCGCGAATCCAGTCGGACTCATTGGATCGACACGTCCACTCTCAGTACTACTGTTATTATTCAACCTGAAATTAAACAACAACATGAACTCGGACAAAACCGGCGCGAACATAAAGTTCGGCGTCTTCGAATTAGGCTCCCGCACCACGGGTGGTATAATACGAGACCGTGGCCTGAGAGCTGACAAGACATTCGAACTCAGCGCTTCATTGGCATTCAAATAAGCACTTATAGGGACAGTCAGATTTTGATCCAGCGTCAGATCCGTTCGGAGCGTGCGCCCATCGCTGTCAGGATGAGTCGTAGTCAATGTCTGCAAATTAAGTGTCGTAACATCATGAAAACGCTCACTCAATTGAACCGAATCTAGCTCAAAAATGTTAGAAAAATCTTCGATTGAGCTGAATTTTGAAAAAACGGAATAAGCCGAACTTTCGTCTCCTAAATCAAAAAAGTCCTGATTAAAAATACGATCTGCACCCGTTTGAGCATTCAGATATTGTTGAGTGCGGCGGGCTTGGTCAGCGACCACATAATGACTTCCCAAATTAATGTCGGGCGACAATACCTCGTAAAGAGCCAGACTTTCTTTAATTCCTTCGTCAGCAATATAATAAGCATACGCACTCTGAGTAGCTTCAGTAGCCAGAGATGCAATTGTAACTTTGTTAACTACAACCTCCTCCAAAGGATTAGAAACAGATTCTGGACCAACCAGAGTGACGGCATTATTAAGCGCCACATCGGGACTCATGTTTTCACCAGAGACCAGCCACTCTTGAATCGTGCCATCGGGAGCCCAAACTCCCGTCCAGTATTGATTGTTCTCAGCACCAGTTATATCAGCCCGAGCGGTAATCACCCGATCGCCACCCACTGTCCTTTGTAAATCTCCTATTGCCAGGTATAGTCCGAGCAATGCGTTTTGCTCGGTATGCATGCGCTGCAAAGAGGCCTGCGACACCGAAGATTCAACACGAAGCAAAGTGGAAACACTTAGTAAAAGCAACAATACAAAGGCCATCAAAGCCAAGGCAAGAATCAAAGCAAATCCATCGCATGAATTCTTAACGGGCATAAATGTCGGATTATTGACGTGCTGATTCATATATAGCTATTGCTGGGACGATGCTTCTTGCCTCGCTGAAGCTTTTTTCACCACGTCCACCAGCATTTTAGGCTGAATTCTAAAATCATTCGGCTCTGAAGAGGGAAATAAAAGCATTAGGTAGCGAGAATCATCCTCTATACGAATATTTAGATTAAACAGTATTTCATAACTCTGTTCTACCTTTCTAAAGAATTTCACTTGTATACTTGAAGTCTCCGAATCGCCATAAAGCTGTGACAAACCTGGGGCCACTTTAACCCGCTTCCCAGACATCCAAACATCATATTCGAAACGTGTAAAATTAAGAAAACGTAGATGCCCCGCTGGCAAATCCTTGTTCGCATCACTCAGTACGTGAGTGTAATATTTAAGCTCTCGGTTGCTCCCTTCATCATAGCTTGGATTGCGAGACAAGAAAACTAAAACACGCTTGCTATGATTTGCTTCAATACGAAATGCAGCCACAAGCTGCAAGCCGGCATCCGTTTGCTCAAAAACAGGTATTAATGCTGGCCCTTTGTATTTTACATACCTAGAGCGCGAACTCGGGTACAAACGTATATTTAAAGGATTACCAGTGCTTGCAAGCGATTGTAAACTGACACCCACTTCAACTAAAGACGCCTGTTGAAATATAATAAAATTCGGGTCCGCATTATGCCCAAAAAAGCTGATCTGACTTTCAACCGGCTGAATGTCATCCGCACTTAAGACCTCATCCGGACCCCGCGCAGACAGATGCAAAGTGCGCAGCGACAGAATCACTATACACATGCGTAGAATGATGTGCATGGGGGCAAACTTAAAACAAACACTCATAATGCTAATGACCAATCGTCTCAGACGCTGAAAAGAGAAAATGCCATATTGGACATTAAAAAAGGGGATTCTTTAGTATCGGCCACTCTAAAGTTTGAGCAAGCAGGATAGTTGTCAGCGTTACTTTACGTATAATTTTGCTTTTGTTTTTCGCAACAACTCGGTAAAGATACTCTATTGTGTTTCAGTAATATTTTATATTGCTCCAGCAATTCAATAAGCTCTGTTAAAGACTTTAAACAACAGCCCCCCCTAATACTTGCATCACTACGATGTCACAAAAACGCATTACACTGAGAGATATAGCCGAACGCACGAACGTTTCCCGCATGACGGTTTCTTTGGCCCTTCGTGACGATCCACATGTGTCGAAAGCCACTCGTGACCACATACAAAACGTCGCAAAGGAACTGGGCTACGTGCCCGACGCAAAACTGTCTCAATTAATGTCGAAAGTAGCCACTTCCTATACATCTGAAGTAAAGCTCGGAGAGTTAGCATTCATCACAAGTTTTGATACTGAGAACGACTGGAAAAGCGAAACACGCCTCATTTATAAGGCATACAAAGGAGCACTTAGGCAAGCATCTCAAATGGGTTATACCGTCACCCCCTACTGGGCACTCAGTCGAAAGCACCGCGGAGAAGGTTTGAACCAGATTCTTTTAGCCCGTGGTATCGAAGGCATCATCATCCCCCCGCTCGGGCTAGATCTGATCAAATCAGGAAAAATAGAAATCAAATTGGATTGGAGCAAGTATTGTATCGTCCAAGTAGGTTCCACCATGGTCGACATGCCCGTCCACACCATTCGACACAATCATTTTGAAGGAATGTGCCTGTGCCTCGAAAACCTGGAAGCACTAGGATACGGGCGTATCGGCTTGGTGTTGTCGAATACATCAAATTTACGCTCCTATCAACGCTGGTCGGCTGCCTACTTACAGTGGCGCGCATTGCGTGGACATAACAGAAGCACACTGCCCTGTTTTAATTTTGATAACTCGATTAATCCGACTGCTTTATCTATTTGGATCACGCAACATAAAATAGATGCCATCATCGGAACGAGTCACCATCCACTCCAAGCACTGAAACAACTCGAAATCAAAGTGCCCGAAGAACTTGGACTCGCGTTACTTGATGTCGCCTATGAGAACGATCCTATCAGTGGGATCGATCAGCTCCCGGAAGCTATTGGCGCCGCTGCCGTCGACAACTTGGTACTCGCGATAAAAAAAGGATCTAAAGGCATCCCAGAAATCGCAAAACAAATTTCAATAGCGGGCCGATGGGTAAAAGGTGAAACGACGAAATCGGTTCGAAAAAAGAGGACTGCGGCGAATCGGTCTATTCTGGAAGCCGACTTATTCAAGGAATTTGACTGCAAGAACGATTGAATCGAACCAACATAATAAAAAAAACCGCTGCAAAACAGATGCAGCGGTTTTCGTCGTCAAACAATTAGCTAAATTATACGCGTCGCTTCAAAACGAAGCAAAATGATAACAAGCCAAAGAGAAGTCCAAAGCTTGAAGCCTCGGGAACGACAGTATACTTAAAATCATTAACATCTAACCTAAAGTTTCCTTCTCCAGCTGTCGTCGAAAGATCGAAGTAATACCCAACGCCTTGAATATCAGTCATCGCCACAGAAGAAAATGAACCAAAGCTATAAGTATCATCCGTGCTCATCGTAGCCCAAGTTTCAGTGCTCAGGTCACTGATGGTAAAACTGCCTGAAGTATTGGTCGTTGATGTATTTGAAACATAATAGGTTCCCCCATTGTTGACGACAAACCGTATTTCACTGCTAGCGCCTGCGGTGGTTACTGTAGTAATATCCAAACTCATGGAGTCACCTGCACTCATTGACAAGGTCCCAGTATCATAGCCATTCAAGAAGTCCGCTTGGTTCCAAATGAATGCGCCTTCAGCTGTAGCAGCGCCTGTATGTCTGATCTGGACTCTGAGTTCCTCACTGGCAACTCGTATTTGAAAGTCATTACTAAGTGCACCCGCCCATGTCATCTGGACACCACCCGATACAGCTTTATTACTTTCACCAGGCACCAGCGATGGATCTTCGATCAAATAATCCGTGGTAAAATTCCAGGTGGAACCAGAGGCGGTTGTCGAATCAGCGGCTTCGCCACTAGACGAATCAATAGAAGTAAAGTCAACAACCGTCGTTTGGGCGGTCGCTGATAACGCTAAACCTGCGAGCAAATGGGCCACAATTAAGTTTTTGAAATGATGGGTATTCATGTAATTTATTGGGTTATTGGTGTAGGAAAAATACAACACTGCAAATTATCTGCAGGCTATCGCCTATTGCAAATAGAACTTCGCAGAACTAATTTTTACGTAAAAACAACATTAGATTAGGCACGATAAGGATTGAAAAGCTCGAATGCTTTTAACGCGCATTCTGCAAAAAATTATCTGGAAGGATCTCGTTGCCATTTTTGTCAAACATCGGCCCCTTGGGTGACACATTGGTGATAGGCCAGGTTTTGAAATGCTCGGACGGTGGGACGGGGCCATTGAGCAAAGGGTCATTCGTCCGCTCCATCCAGCGATCCAGACGAGCACGCATCTGATCGAGCACTTCCGCATAAGCCGTTTTGTCTGCGAGGTTGTTGTATTCCTGCGGATCCAACAATAAGTCGTAAAGCTGCTCGACATCGGGTTCCAACTCTCCCCACCCGCCATCGAGCATTAGGAACTTGCCGGGGCCGTCGTCGCAGTTCGGACGCACCTCCTTAGTATATTCCTGATCGAAACGACGTATATATTTCCAGCGTTTCGTCCGTACGGACCGTTTGGGCTCATAGGCGGCGTGGTAGGTGACTTCCGCAAAAAGTTCTTCGTTCACTTCCACTGCCTCGCCCTGAATCAACGGCATAATCGAAGTGCCCTGCAACCAATCCGGCTTTTCGATCTCAAGCAGTTCACAGATCGTAGGGAAGAGGTCAATGTGCGAGATCATACCGTCGATCACACGACCACCTTCGAAACCGCCAGGACCGCGCATAATCAATAGCACGCCAGTCCCATGGTCAGTCAACTTACACTTCATTTTTGGCATCGCCAGCCCATGGTCAGTGGTACAGATCACCAGCGTGTTCTCGGCCTGCCCATTGGCCTCCAGAGCGTCTAGCACGCGGCCGACACTGGTATCCCACGTGCGAGCTGAGGTTTTGTAAGCAGCCATATCTTCACGATTTTCCGGAGAATCAATCAGTGTGGGCGGCACCAAGGTATACTTAGGATCGTCGCGCTCATCGATCTCAGTTGGAAATGGCCGATGCGTGTCGAAGTAACCAACGGAAAGAAAGAATGGCTGCTCATGTTCGCGGCCCAGGTACTCCAAAGCTGCATTGGTAATATCGTCTGCCTTTTTAGAGTCGGTTGCTAAAACTTCGGAGTAGCCGATCTCTTCAACTGAGGATGCGGGTCGAGCGGCAATATGCTGGATACCACTCAAGGCAGATACATAGCCAGCCTTGTGAAGGGTGTGAATAATATGCTGCTTGTAATCATTCAAGCGCCAACCGAAGTGAGCCAAGCCCATCATACCATTAGAATGCGGACACATACCAGTCAGTAGCGCCGCACGACTGGCAGAACACACAGGAGCCGCATCAAACGCCTTACGGAACATAATCCCCTCCTCTGCCAATTGCTGTAAGCGCGGCGTATCCACTGCATAACCGTATGGTTGAATATGCCGACCGGTATCATGTGAGTGAATGTAAACAATGTTGAATTTATTTTTCATATTATATTTCGTTACGTTTTATAGGTTATTGATTGTAAATGTTCCGTCTGTCGCAAGTGCCTCAGGGGTTGATGATCAACTTTGCGCTATCTGAGTCATTTTGTACATCCCCGAGCATACAGCTACTAAACTGAGTGTTGTTGACTTCCACATGTCCGGGCGTATCGGGTCCAATATGCAAGCCTGACAAGGCAGCCCCCGTCACCGTGCAATCAGTGATCACGCAACTCATTTCCAGACCGCCCTGTCCCCTTTCATCGATCTTATTATAAATCTGTATCGCCGCATACGGCGAAGCGAAGATATTACAATCCGCAATTTCAATCGATTCAACTGGATGGCCATGCGCCTCCACCTGAATCGCTCCATTATATGCACCGTGTTTGTCCGACCCACAACGCAGGAGGCTGACCCCGTCCAGACGGTTAACTCCGCTAAACGGCATCGTATGTGCGATGTAAATCTGAGTGGTAATTCTGACACCGGAATGACGGATTGCATCTACACCGACACAATCTTTCAGCAAATTGTTTTCGCCGCCTGCCATCAGGTAACAATTCCCATTCCACGGTACTTCAACAGGTACAATTTCGAATCACACTGTCACGGGTAGGCCGCTCACTTTTTTCACTTTTTGTAGACCAGAATATAA
The nucleotide sequence above comes from Coraliomargarita algicola. Encoded proteins:
- a CDS encoding sulfatase; the encoded protein is MKNKFNIVYIHSHDTGRHIQPYGYAVDTPRLQQLAEEGIMFRKAFDAAPVCSASRAALLTGMCPHSNGMMGLAHFGWRLNDYKQHIIHTLHKAGYVSALSGIQHIAARPASSVEEIGYSEVLATDSKKADDITNAALEYLGREHEQPFFLSVGYFDTHRPFPTEIDERDDPKYTLVPPTLIDSPENREDMAAYKTSARTWDTSVGRVLDALEANGQAENTLVICTTDHGLAMPKMKCKLTDHGTGVLLIMRGPGGFEGGRVIDGMISHIDLFPTICELLEIEKPDWLQGTSIMPLIQGEAVEVNEELFAEVTYHAAYEPKRSVRTKRWKYIRRFDQEYTKEVRPNCDDGPGKFLMLDGGWGELEPDVEQLYDLLLDPQEYNNLADKTAYAEVLDQMRARLDRWMERTNDPLLNGPVPPSEHFKTWPITNVSPKGPMFDKNGNEILPDNFLQNAR
- a CDS encoding LacI family DNA-binding transcriptional regulator encodes the protein MSQKRITLRDIAERTNVSRMTVSLALRDDPHVSKATRDHIQNVAKELGYVPDAKLSQLMSKVATSYTSEVKLGELAFITSFDTENDWKSETRLIYKAYKGALRQASQMGYTVTPYWALSRKHRGEGLNQILLARGIEGIIIPPLGLDLIKSGKIEIKLDWSKYCIVQVGSTMVDMPVHTIRHNHFEGMCLCLENLEALGYGRIGLVLSNTSNLRSYQRWSAAYLQWRALRGHNRSTLPCFNFDNSINPTALSIWITQHKIDAIIGTSHHPLQALKQLEIKVPEELGLALLDVAYENDPISGIDQLPEAIGAAAVDNLVLAIKKGSKGIPEIAKQISIAGRWVKGETTKSVRKKRTAANRSILEADLFKEFDCKND
- a CDS encoding MFS transporter; this translates as MSKNQNLTKDVDKVSLAAKAAFGGGIVCVAMGANGLQIIGKPVLNIIYGMDPAVIGLILAVMRIWDGLLDPIMGRVSDNSRLNYGRRKPYIIIGSVLTGLVFPLIWWMDPNWSDFQKSGYFFGACLLFYACFTVVSVPYNTLSVELTPDYSERSRVRAACSVANVFIFIVYGWTFSLTQMGWFESPEASMRVLAVVIALFMIIFGVFSGVVPQERYRKLAVKQEKVSIFKSFKEFLCDRNFLLMKGIGLGIVFGNNIVGFLAQYVEIFYVFEGNLVKGAMFSALNMTLLKLMELLTIFLLVRYFMNYDKRKVIMVLLGITIVGVLAKWFLYNPNYPYLIFVSGFYMGPITAGFWMLYSSLQSDYPDYDEYKNGLRREGTYSALGGWLVKVTVAIAMVCSGVILNITGFDQELRGDQPENTFLLMRILMILLPFLFYSLSFYCLVKFALTKEKMQEIRDTLEERRNAV
- a CDS encoding glycoside hydrolase family 31 protein, translating into MKQTNYYPGDMLDLDTPESKNNVVYVGGHLNEAKQCEGKVQLNFAFESLVEMPKFSEYQPAAKTAQKAEHLFEVKAYSDQIIRMRCAFDGSLMSDSGPILSIDPELTPVPLNVEKQANGWKVLGAKERCYVEVDHTPAVVEAWRDDKNFVFPDQPQLSVYPNPDTKVQFVNMDAFNSSVIESLGMGYIEGGGQAKRSFFSVYCDQLEKFVGTGERFCNLDLRGQVIQVENTDGIGTNSRRTYKNVPMYISSRGYAIFIHTSYNTRLSMAAVSSNSVSAMIEEPVIDLFVVGGSSIAEILKNYCRLTGFVPELPLWSYGMWMARVTYYSAEEVREVARKLRERKHPADVLHVDTAWFEEDWICDWKFGSRFPDPRKFIEELGEQNYKLTLWQTPYIRRTSSRAAEAVELGYLGESKADGDFTGSDWGTGMNAGHIDFSNPAAVKWYQDMLSDLFDMGVAAIKTDFGEDITLADYQMDYDRLHNIYGMLYQQAAADVTKEKTGTGLIWARAGWAGSQRNPVHWGGDTQCSWNGMLSTLKGALNVGLSGFAYWSCDLPGFYGYPVAFKSKPSDLMYLRWTQFGVFESHMRYHGQWPREPWHYPTVEDDVRSWLNLRYMLIPYILEQSKVASETGLPLMRSLILHHEEDPMCWHINDQYYFGDDLLIAPIANDEGIRDVYLPKGEWVDFWTGETLTGEIWLKQIRMPVSRIPVYVKKSAKIAVYPEIVQSTAEMDLKKVKHLCFDETYSGFVESLLAISGIE